Proteins encoded together in one Caldicellulosiruptor saccharolyticus DSM 8903 window:
- a CDS encoding IS256-like element ISCsa2 family transposase: protein MEKNEIFETAKNMAIEQVLNMYCSKDDPTRPALKQLLENLLDCFMLSERTVYLAKNENDKGNGFYGRKLATPVGSLEISVPRTRSGNFRPSILPDRYKRVDSSYTDLLMSLVANGYSESSLVQTLKSMNLPYSEDEIEKIKNDLKNELQLFKQRELPESAFALIIDGYHCEIKDNSKVKQATCYVVLGIDLEGKKDIFGIYTFFGKENKADWMRVFDDLITRGLKKVLIVVSDDFPGIIDAVRLAYPLADHQLCFVHLQRNVRKHMAKDDASVFNKELDKLRTSSADFDEAISKFKLLCEQYSSKYPRFIKGICEKAEFYLAHMRYPEDLRKYIYTTNAVESVNSMIEKIRINSGGYFQSVEVLEINIYLQRENLRRGKWKNGVPILKKCSYNILQLYNIRYEMETQNS from the coding sequence ATGGAGAAAAATGAAATTTTTGAAACCGCTAAAAATATGGCTATCGAGCAAGTATTAAATATGTATTGCTCCAAAGATGATCCTACTCGCCCAGCTTTAAAACAGCTTTTGGAAAACTTGCTCGATTGCTTTATGTTATCAGAAAGAACTGTTTACCTTGCTAAAAACGAAAACGATAAAGGCAATGGTTTTTACGGCAGAAAACTTGCAACACCTGTTGGCAGCCTTGAAATTTCTGTTCCTCGCACACGCTCTGGTAACTTTCGACCTTCCATTCTCCCTGACCGCTACAAAAGGGTTGACAGCTCATACACTGACCTGCTCATGTCTTTAGTCGCCAATGGTTACTCAGAAAGTTCTCTTGTCCAAACTCTTAAAAGCATGAATCTGCCTTATTCTGAAGACGAAATCGAAAAAATCAAAAACGATCTTAAAAACGAGCTTCAACTTTTCAAACAAAGAGAACTTCCTGAAAGTGCTTTTGCTCTTATCATTGACGGTTACCATTGCGAAATTAAAGATAACTCAAAAGTTAAACAAGCTACTTGCTATGTCGTGCTTGGCATTGATTTAGAAGGCAAAAAAGATATCTTCGGTATCTACACTTTCTTCGGCAAAGAAAACAAAGCCGATTGGATGAGAGTCTTTGACGACTTAATTACAAGAGGTCTTAAAAAAGTCTTAATAGTTGTAAGCGATGATTTTCCAGGCATTATCGATGCTGTTAGACTCGCTTATCCCCTTGCCGACCATCAACTATGTTTTGTTCACCTTCAACGCAATGTCAGAAAACATATGGCAAAAGATGATGCTTCCGTTTTCAACAAAGAGCTTGATAAACTAAGAACTTCCTCTGCTGATTTTGACGAAGCTATTTCAAAGTTCAAACTTCTTTGTGAGCAATACTCCTCAAAATATCCTCGATTCATAAAAGGTATTTGCGAAAAAGCAGAGTTCTATCTTGCACATATGAGGTATCCTGAAGATTTAAGAAAGTACATTTATACTACTAATGCTGTAGAAAGCGTAAACAGTATGATTGAAAAGATAAGAATAAACTCCGGTGGTTATTTTCAATCTGTAGAAGTTTTAGAGATAAACATATATTTACAAAGAGAAAACTTGCGTCGGGGCAAGTGGAAAAACGGAGTACCTATTCTTAAAAAATGTAGTTACAATATATTACAGCTCTACAATATACGCTATGAAATGGAAACACAAAATTCTTGA
- a CDS encoding ATP-binding cassette domain-containing protein, protein MVIKEKNKLVKDFLVKYWYVLLCDIIIFSLQNIVDIYLVSKLGVYMDAALKRDFYLLKNNIINLLFILCIVIFVLPCISSIYRALLFGKVVVLHDTNIYKKFLCQKLLKLSKLTVGEVLTRFNDDIRLFRFAILDVVEILFSCIFILYVLYVMIKIEIFYSILSFILVLLPIIVPLITKKQNQRITKYGQVRKDELRELENQVVQSFMYIKVHSLEKEIEEMIKKCYQDFIEKYVKEKIKTSVILKTMDDTFSQISMLFMYILGSYFMLRNKISLGDFIKIAGYSILIKGMINYIINTINQFYKLKIFSKRILDLINSPERYGGKVLTKDIEIVEIKNIGYRFDKDYIFKNISLDIKKGDKVVIIGENGSGKTTFLKILLGFYEDYEGEIYINGIELKEINLESLRESIGYCSQQPFIFNFSVEDNIKMVKFNKEINTLESVMKKLMLEEIKDKRAGDNGIYLSGGQKQRISLRRAMLKGRQFYLFDEVTANLDEEGKKVISSLLEDPNTTIIMVTHERDLLRYFNKIYQIDFN, encoded by the coding sequence ATGGTGATTAAAGAAAAAAATAAATTAGTTAAAGATTTTTTGGTTAAATATTGGTATGTATTGTTGTGTGATATAATTATTTTCTCTCTACAAAATATTGTAGACATATATTTGGTATCAAAATTAGGAGTTTATATGGATGCAGCATTAAAAAGAGATTTTTATTTATTGAAAAACAACATAATTAATCTTCTATTTATTCTGTGTATTGTTATTTTTGTTTTGCCGTGCATATCTTCTATATATAGAGCTTTATTGTTTGGGAAGGTAGTAGTCCTACACGATACTAATATCTACAAAAAATTTTTGTGTCAAAAGCTTTTGAAATTAAGTAAATTGACAGTTGGTGAAGTGCTGACAAGATTTAATGATGATATAAGATTATTTAGATTTGCAATTTTGGATGTTGTTGAAATTTTATTTTCTTGTATATTCATACTTTACGTACTATATGTAATGATAAAAATAGAAATTTTTTATTCAATATTATCTTTTATATTAGTTTTACTTCCTATAATAGTTCCTCTAATCACAAAAAAACAAAACCAGAGAATTACAAAATATGGTCAGGTGAGGAAAGATGAATTAAGAGAATTAGAAAATCAAGTTGTTCAAAGTTTTATGTATATCAAAGTTCATTCATTAGAAAAGGAAATAGAGGAAATGATAAAAAAGTGCTACCAAGACTTTATTGAAAAGTATGTAAAAGAGAAGATCAAAACTTCAGTTATTTTAAAGACAATGGATGATACTTTCTCTCAGATTTCAATGCTATTTATGTATATCTTGGGCAGTTATTTTATGTTAAGAAATAAAATTTCCTTGGGAGATTTTATAAAAATAGCTGGATATTCAATTTTGATAAAGGGAATGATAAATTACATCATTAATACGATTAACCAGTTTTATAAACTTAAAATATTCTCAAAGAGGATATTAGATTTAATAAACTCTCCAGAAAGATATGGAGGAAAAGTACTAACAAAGGATATAGAAATTGTAGAGATAAAAAATATAGGATATAGGTTTGATAAAGATTATATTTTCAAGAATATTTCTCTTGACATAAAAAAAGGAGATAAAGTAGTAATAATAGGTGAAAATGGGTCTGGAAAGACTACTTTTTTAAAAATTCTTTTGGGTTTCTATGAGGACTATGAAGGTGAAATTTACATTAATGGGATTGAACTCAAGGAAATAAATTTAGAGAGTTTAAGAGAAAGTATTGGGTATTGTTCTCAACAGCCATTTATATTTAACTTTTCAGTGGAAGATAATATCAAGATGGTGAAATTCAACAAAGAAATAAATACTTTAGAGAGCGTTATGAAAAAACTAATGTTGGAAGAAATAAAAGACAAACGTGCGGGTGATAATGGAATTTATTTATCAGGTGGGCAAAAACAACGAATTTCTCTTAGAAGAGCAATGCTCAAAGGGAGGCAATTTTATTTGTTTGATGAAGTAACTGCAAATTTAGATGAAGAGGGGAAAAAAGTTATTTCCAGTTTACTAGAAGATCCAAACACTACTATTATTATGGTTACTCATGAAAGGGACTTATTGAGATATTTTAATAAAATTTATCAAATTGATTTCAATTAA
- a CDS encoding polymorphic toxin type 44 domain-containing protein — protein MKNRKKKVAFLSIMTSFVFIFNVFNFSLSYAEDEKYKIVGNYTLQDSKLIESLLNINSLVLKSPKNYLRINDDGSITVNESIKDIVKDDNLILKYKECIKYLNLAIEEGIIEVKDDFSIQLSKNIQLKNKSVKSDKNSIVIQRDPDEPERVYLIEMCRANVNELNGIYLSTLIISGNAALAYSAKVAYWTSKVREGGDWDYKRIYGWNKLYKIVVDGKIEYIHGEDIGNIHYGYTGRSLPLPAEVLCSAAGLAQILTGNFKISWYNSYFDDPKDQEAIRKGISWYEQGL, from the coding sequence ATGAAAAACCGTAAAAAGAAGGTAGCTTTTTTAAGTATTATGACGAGTTTTGTATTTATATTTAATGTATTTAACTTCTCTTTGTCATATGCTGAAGATGAAAAATATAAGATAGTTGGCAACTATACATTGCAAGATAGTAAATTGATAGAAAGTTTGCTCAATATTAATAGTCTTGTGCTAAAAAGTCCCAAAAATTATTTAAGGATTAATGATGATGGAAGTATTACTGTCAATGAATCAATAAAAGATATAGTCAAAGACGATAATTTAATATTGAAGTATAAAGAATGCATAAAATACCTTAACTTAGCTATAGAGGAAGGAATTATAGAAGTAAAAGATGATTTTAGTATACAGCTTTCAAAAAATATACAACTAAAAAATAAAAGTGTAAAAAGCGATAAAAATTCAATTGTTATTCAGCGTGATCCAGATGAGCCAGAGCGTGTATATTTGATAGAAATGTGCAGAGCTAATGTAAATGAATTGAACGGTATTTATTTATCAACATTAATTATTAGTGGAAATGCTGCCTTAGCGTATTCTGCAAAAGTTGCATATTGGACATCTAAAGTAAGAGAAGGTGGTGATTGGGATTACAAAAGAATATATGGATGGAATAAATTATATAAAATCGTTGTTGATGGTAAGATAGAGTATATACATGGAGAAGATATTGGTAATATTCATTATGGATATACAGGTAGATCATTACCTCTTCCAGCAGAAGTTTTATGTTCAGCTGCTGGACTTGCTCAAATATTAACTGGAAATTTTAAAATTTCTTGGTATAATAGCTATTTTGATGATCCGAAAGATCAAGAAGCAATTAGGAAAGGGATATCATGGTATGAGCAAGGTTTATAA
- a CDS encoding DUF5412 family protein, with protein sequence MSKVYKSNGSAEVNKGSFKRILIKLLMTILMLILLFTLFVCWRFFDMNMLPHGEFLSESLSPDGKYKIKFYLINGGATTAYGVRGELCYKSGLKIRNIYWDYPEDRADVRWINNHVVIINGHRLDIFKDSFDWRKEPVKRR encoded by the coding sequence ATGAGCAAGGTTTATAAATCTAATGGTTCAGCTGAAGTAAACAAAGGTTCTTTTAAAAGAATATTAATCAAATTATTGATGACAATATTAATGCTCATATTATTATTTACTTTATTTGTCTGCTGGCGATTTTTTGATATGAACATGCTTCCGCATGGCGAATTTTTAAGTGAATCTTTATCCCCTGATGGAAAATATAAAATTAAATTTTACTTAATCAATGGTGGTGCAACAACAGCATATGGAGTTAGAGGAGAGCTGTGTTATAAAAGTGGCTTAAAAATTAGAAACATATACTGGGATTACCCGGAAGATAGAGCTGATGTTAGATGGATAAATAATCATGTAGTTATAATTAATGGTCACAGATTAGACATTTTTAAAGACTCTTTTGATTGGAGAAAAGAACCTGTAAAAAGGCGATAG
- a CDS encoding DUF5412 family protein yields MSKVYKSNGSAEVNNGSFKRILIKLLKTILMLILLFSFFVYWLFFDINRLPHGEFLSESLSPDGKYKIKFYLINGGATTAYGVRGELCYKNGLKIRNIYWNYPEDKADVKWINNHVVIINGHRLDIFKDSFDFRKESLKRLIEKLRSKKQKFHGK; encoded by the coding sequence ATGAGCAAGGTTTATAAATCTAATGGTTCAGCTGAAGTAAACAATGGTTCTTTTAAAAGAATATTAATCAAATTACTGAAAACAATATTAATGCTTATATTATTATTTTCTTTTTTTGTCTACTGGCTATTTTTTGATATAAACAGACTTCCGCATGGCGAATTTTTAAGTGAATCTTTATCCCCTGATGGAAAATATAAAATTAAATTTTACTTAATCAATGGTGGTGCAACAACAGCATATGGAGTTAGAGGAGAGCTGTGTTATAAAAATGGCTTAAAAATTAGAAACATATACTGGAACTACCCGGAAGATAAAGCTGATGTTAAATGGATAAATAATCATGTAGTTATAATTAATGGTCACAGATTAGACATTTTTAAAGACTCTTTTGATTTTAGAAAAGAATCTTTAAAAAGGCTGATAGAAAAACTTCGAAGTAAAAAACAAAAATTTCACGGTAAGTGA
- a CDS encoding NlpC/P60 family protein: MDILSEFEQKIKDGYAAGNVYTNTSSYLNGTTGVDCAGFVSKCWGMSGRWSTYDIMKYCKNISFNALQKGNALCNSGHAMLFYQKDAYGNYIVYESTTGGYDRVIHRARSKSDVESLYRAYKCPFVSN; encoded by the coding sequence GTGGACATTCTATCAGAGTTTGAACAAAAGATTAAGGATGGTTATGCTGCAGGAAATGTTTATACAAATACTAGTTCATATCTGAATGGAACAACTGGAGTCGATTGTGCGGGTTTTGTTAGTAAATGCTGGGGAATGTCTGGTAGATGGAGTACTTATGATATAATGAAATATTGTAAAAATATCAGTTTTAATGCTTTGCAAAAAGGAAATGCTTTATGTAACAGTGGTCATGCTATGTTATTTTATCAAAAGGATGCTTATGGCAACTATATAGTGTATGAGAGCACAACTGGAGGTTATGATCGGGTTATTCATCGCGCGCGAAGTAAGTCTGATGTAGAAAGTTTATATAGAGCATACAAATGTCCTTTTGTATCGAATTAA